In one window of Dokdonia sp. PRO95 DNA:
- a CDS encoding methyltransferase domain-containing protein, with product MNFKNRSTTPELMDDPSLPEVDLHLALKDLATVNKYLGGNHITITALEDLISAHPAKKKWNVVDVGCGDGEVLRHIAKHFKNSAVDISFFGVDINDKSIDSAREKSKDFDNLSFSRQNILTIDDTTFECDVIICTLTMHHFSDEQLLVFMEKFKKLASIGIIVNDLQRSKIAYRLFQLFSGIFMKSKIAKYDGRVSIARSFRRKELETYSKQLALDDYSIQWKWAFRYLWVIKTI from the coding sequence ATGAATTTTAAAAATCGTAGTACTACTCCTGAGTTAATGGATGATCCCAGTCTTCCAGAGGTAGACTTACATCTAGCATTAAAGGATCTCGCTACGGTAAATAAATACCTAGGTGGTAATCATATTACGATAACAGCGCTAGAAGATTTAATAAGCGCACATCCTGCGAAAAAGAAATGGAACGTTGTAGATGTGGGCTGTGGTGATGGAGAAGTATTAAGACACATAGCAAAGCATTTTAAAAATAGTGCTGTTGATATTTCATTTTTTGGGGTTGACATTAATGATAAAAGTATTGATAGTGCCCGAGAGAAATCTAAGGACTTTGATAACTTAAGCTTCAGCCGTCAAAATATATTAACGATAGATGATACTACGTTTGAATGTGATGTGATTATCTGTACCTTAACAATGCACCATTTTTCTGATGAACAACTACTTGTGTTTATGGAGAAATTTAAAAAATTGGCAAGTATTGGTATCATAGTAAACGATTTACAGCGAAGTAAGATAGCGTACCGTTTATTTCAGCTTTTTAGCGGTATATTTATGAAAAGTAAGATTGCTAAATACGACGGAAGAGTGAGCATTGCCCGCTCTTTTAGAAGAAAAGAATTAGAAACCTATTCAAAACAACTTGCACTAGACGACTATTCCATACAATGGAAATGGGCGTTTAGATATTTGTGGGTGATAAAAACTATATGA
- a CDS encoding type III polyketide synthase, giving the protein MSVTITTVAKQLPQYSRTTAEIMPFLDIWLDGQEDRFKRKVKKIFGNAAVDKRYSIMAPEEVFTDTSFQEKNDIYTREVVKLGEQVLSKALTKASWDGTSLDYIITVSCTGIMIPSLDAYLINALKLRQDIVRLPVTEMGCAAGVSGVLYANEFLKANPGKRAAVIAIESPTATFQHDDYSMVNVVSAAIFGDGAACVLMSSKEEDSGPQIVDTEMYHFYDAQEMMGFKLVNSGLQMILDQRVPQQIADKFPDIIHPFLEKNGYSIEDVNHLIFHPGGRKIVETVEDLFGKLGKNIDDTKEVLKLYGNMSSATVLYVLERFLDRECEEGDLGIMLSFGPGFSAQRVLLKW; this is encoded by the coding sequence ATGAGCGTAACCATTACGACGGTAGCAAAACAGTTACCACAATATTCACGTACTACAGCAGAGATAATGCCTTTTCTAGACATATGGCTAGATGGGCAAGAAGATCGTTTTAAACGAAAGGTTAAGAAGATTTTTGGTAATGCAGCAGTAGATAAGCGCTATAGCATTATGGCGCCAGAAGAGGTATTTACAGATACTAGTTTTCAAGAGAAGAATGACATTTATACTCGTGAGGTTGTAAAGCTAGGAGAGCAGGTATTATCTAAAGCGCTTACTAAAGCTTCATGGGATGGTACTAGCCTTGACTATATTATTACGGTAAGTTGTACGGGTATTATGATTCCTTCGCTAGATGCATATTTAATTAATGCGCTCAAACTACGCCAAGATATTGTACGATTACCGGTAACGGAGATGGGTTGTGCTGCTGGAGTAAGTGGTGTGCTATATGCAAATGAATTTCTTAAAGCAAATCCTGGAAAACGAGCAGCTGTTATAGCGATAGAAAGTCCTACGGCTACTTTTCAACATGATGATTACTCGATGGTAAACGTGGTGAGTGCAGCTATCTTTGGAGATGGTGCGGCTTGCGTTCTCATGTCAAGTAAAGAAGAAGATAGCGGACCGCAAATAGTGGATACAGAAATGTATCACTTCTATGATGCGCAGGAAATGATGGGCTTTAAGCTTGTAAATAGTGGTTTACAGATGATTTTAGACCAGCGAGTGCCACAACAGATAGCAGATAAGTTTCCAGATATAATTCATCCTTTCTTAGAAAAGAATGGATATAGTATAGAAGATGTAAATCATCTCATATTTCATCCAGGAGGGCGTAAGATTGTAGAAACGGTTGAAGATCTTTTTGGTAAGCTTGGTAAAAATATAGATGATACTAAAGAGGTGCTTAAATTATATGGAAATATGAGTAGTGCTACTGTGTTGTACGTTTTAGAACGTTTTCTTGATAGAGAATGTGAGGAAGGTGACTTAGGAATTATGCTAAGTTTTGGTCCAGGATTTTCGGCGCAACGTGTATTATTAAAATGGTAA
- a CDS encoding SDR family oxidoreductase has translation MSQSYKNKYAVILGGSSGLGLATAKKLAHEGMNIIIIHRSRRSVIAAFEDAMREMEVSGAIILSYNTDALNADKRQATISEIKNTVGVGAIKVVVHSIARGNLKPLYSEDSATLSNEDFKGTLDAMAVSYYDWVSAFAKAELFTPSARAIAFTSEGSSKAWPQYGAVAAAKAALEAISRGIALEFAPLGLTSNCIQAGVTDTESLRLIPGSEHMKEMAQQRNPYKRLTLPKDVGNAVYLLTRDEAAWINGAVIPVDGGEHIR, from the coding sequence ATGAGTCAATCTTATAAAAATAAATACGCAGTAATCTTAGGAGGTAGCTCAGGTCTTGGGCTAGCCACCGCAAAGAAACTAGCGCATGAGGGAATGAACATTATTATCATTCACAGATCTCGTCGTAGTGTGATAGCAGCTTTTGAAGACGCTATGCGCGAGATGGAAGTTTCTGGAGCGATCATTTTATCATATAATACAGATGCCCTTAATGCAGATAAGCGTCAAGCAACTATTTCAGAAATTAAAAATACAGTTGGCGTAGGAGCAATAAAAGTAGTGGTGCATAGCATCGCGCGTGGTAATTTAAAGCCATTGTATTCAGAAGATAGTGCCACACTTAGCAATGAGGATTTCAAAGGTACTCTAGACGCCATGGCGGTAAGTTATTATGATTGGGTATCCGCTTTCGCGAAAGCGGAATTATTTACCCCATCTGCTAGAGCCATTGCATTTACAAGTGAAGGTAGCAGCAAAGCATGGCCACAATATGGCGCAGTTGCTGCAGCCAAAGCAGCTCTTGAAGCCATTTCTAGAGGGATTGCATTAGAGTTTGCGCCACTAGGACTTACGTCTAACTGTATTCAAGCAGGAGTGACAGATACAGAGAGCTTACGCCTCATACCAGGTAGCGAGCATATGAAAGAAATGGCACAGCAACGTAATCCTTACAAGCGGTTAACACTGCCTAAGGACGTTGGTAATGCTGTGTATTTGTTAACACGTGATGAAGCAGCCTGGATTAATGGCGCTGTGATTCCCGTAGACGGAGGGGAACACATACGATGA
- a CDS encoding hydroxymyristoyl-ACP dehydratase yields MSSEEIIALLPYTAPFLFVDQIEELGDSYIVGSYTFSRASYFYEGHFKGNPVTPGVILTECMAQIGLVSLGISKLADQDLAALKVAFTSADVEFLKPVMPGEKVTVVSEEAYFRFNKLKCNVKLLNAQDEVCVKGTLAGIFSTK; encoded by the coding sequence ATGAGTAGTGAAGAGATCATAGCGTTATTGCCTTATACGGCGCCTTTTCTATTTGTAGATCAAATAGAAGAGCTGGGCGACTCATATATTGTTGGTTCTTACACATTTTCTAGAGCATCTTATTTTTATGAAGGACACTTTAAGGGTAATCCTGTTACACCTGGCGTGATACTTACAGAATGCATGGCGCAAATAGGTTTAGTAAGTCTGGGTATTTCTAAGTTGGCAGATCAAGATCTAGCTGCTTTAAAAGTTGCCTTTACTAGCGCAGATGTCGAGTTTTTAAAACCTGTGATGCCTGGCGAGAAAGTGACCGTTGTGTCAGAAGAAGCCTATTTTAGATTTAATAAATTAAAATGTAATGTGAAGCTTCTTAATGCACAAGATGAGGTCTGTGTAAAAGGAACACTTGCAGGAATTTTTAGCACTAAATAA
- a CDS encoding beta-ketoacyl-[acyl-carrier-protein] synthase family protein translates to MKHRVVITGMGVCAPNGIGLKAFSDAIFSGKSGIKFHQKLADLNFGCQIAGQPEIPEGMLENYFTALQLRDLQSSGIEYGMIAGVDAWTDAGLAPTDKDTVDYDSGIVFGVSLLGAEKFRSAIYLTDEGKVRRLGSTSVVQTMASGISAYLGGYLGCGNQVTTNSSACTTGLESVLMGYERVRNGDAVRMLVGSCNDSGPYIWGGFDAMRVLTKKYNEDPEAGSRPMQEDANGFVPGAGAGALVLETLESAQQRGAKIYAEVLGGAVNSGGQRNGGTMTAPNSEAVQHCIKTAVKNAGVSATEIDTINGHLTSTGMCPTEIANWSEALELKGEDFPYINSLKSMTGHCLAAAGSIETVATVLELEEGRIFGNINSAHIHPEILERVAQDKVLAKTIDMPVKVAAKASFGFGDVNCCMIFKKFE, encoded by the coding sequence ATGAAGCATAGAGTAGTTATAACTGGAATGGGCGTTTGTGCACCTAATGGAATAGGGCTCAAAGCATTTTCTGATGCCATTTTCTCAGGTAAAAGTGGAATTAAATTTCACCAGAAACTAGCAGACCTCAATTTTGGGTGTCAGATTGCTGGACAGCCAGAAATTCCGGAAGGAATGCTCGAAAACTACTTTACAGCCTTGCAACTTAGAGATTTACAGAGCTCTGGCATTGAGTACGGAATGATAGCTGGAGTAGATGCATGGACGGATGCTGGACTCGCGCCTACAGATAAAGATACTGTCGATTATGATAGCGGAATCGTCTTTGGAGTTTCTTTACTAGGCGCCGAAAAATTTAGAAGTGCTATTTACCTAACTGATGAAGGCAAAGTACGCCGCTTAGGTAGTACTTCTGTTGTTCAAACGATGGCAAGCGGCATTAGTGCATATCTAGGAGGGTATCTAGGTTGTGGAAACCAAGTCACTACAAATTCTAGTGCCTGCACTACAGGATTAGAAAGCGTACTTATGGGGTATGAACGTGTGCGCAACGGTGATGCAGTGCGAATGCTTGTGGGCAGTTGTAATGATAGCGGCCCTTACATTTGGGGAGGTTTTGATGCGATGCGCGTACTCACAAAAAAATATAATGAAGATCCAGAAGCTGGAAGTAGGCCTATGCAAGAAGATGCAAATGGTTTTGTGCCAGGCGCTGGAGCCGGAGCATTAGTGCTAGAAACTCTCGAAAGTGCACAACAACGAGGGGCAAAGATATATGCCGAAGTTTTAGGTGGCGCAGTAAATAGTGGGGGACAGCGTAATGGTGGTACGATGACTGCTCCTAATAGTGAGGCTGTACAGCATTGTATTAAAACCGCCGTAAAAAATGCAGGAGTATCTGCGACGGAAATTGATACCATAAATGGGCATCTCACTTCTACTGGGATGTGCCCAACAGAAATTGCAAACTGGAGTGAAGCTCTTGAATTGAAAGGAGAGGATTTTCCTTATATCAATTCGCTTAAAAGCATGACTGGACATTGTCTCGCGGCGGCTGGGAGTATTGAGACCGTAGCAACTGTTTTAGAACTTGAAGAAGGTCGTATTTTTGGTAATATCAACTCGGCTCATATACATCCAGAGATACTAGAACGAGTAGCCCAAGATAAAGTACTTGCAAAAACTATTGATATGCCTGTAAAAGTAGCGGCAAAAGCTAGTTTTGGTTTTGGTGATGTTAATTGCTGTATGATTTTTAAGAAATTTGAATAA
- a CDS encoding phosphopantetheine-binding protein, with the protein MNNEHYEALKNIIKIYLPEDVSVDDIKPTSHLTQELNVNSANLVDIVLDVEDHFDITIEDDEIEKMETVQSAIEVIDAKVQS; encoded by the coding sequence ATGAATAACGAGCACTACGAAGCACTAAAGAATATCATCAAAATTTACTTACCAGAAGACGTGTCTGTAGATGATATAAAACCCACAAGTCACTTAACTCAAGAGCTTAATGTAAACTCTGCAAACCTTGTAGATATCGTGCTTGACGTAGAAGATCACTTTGATATTACCATAGAGGACGATGAGATAGAAAAAATGGAAACGGTACAGTCTGCTATCGAGGTTATCGATGCAAAAGTACAGTCTTAG
- a CDS encoding DNA topoisomerase IV subunit B: protein MAQETQYNEDNIRSLDWKEHIRMRPGMYIGKLGDGSSADDGIYILVKEVLDNCIDEFVMGAGKTIEISIQGEKVIVRDYGRGIPLGKVVDVVSKMNTGGKYDSRAFKKSVGLNGVGTKAVNALSNYFRVESTRDGKSASAEFERGELTNQDLLDETSRRRGTKVSFVPDSEIFKNFKFRSEYVERLIKNYVYLNPGLTIVFNGEKFFSENGLKDLLSESIAEGDRLYDIIHLKGEDIEVAITHSKTQYSEEYHSFVNGQHTTQGGTHQAAFRESIVRTIREFYGKNYEASDIRKSIVSAISIKVMEPVFESQTKTKLGSTDMGGDLPTVRTYINDFLKTALDNFLHKNPPVADALQRKILQAERERKDLSGIRKLAKERAKKASLHNKKLRDCRIHLTDSKKARNLETTLFITEGDSASGSITKSRDVNTQAVFSLKGKPLNSYGLSKKIVYENEEFNLLQAALNIEESIEDLRYNNIVIATDADVDGMHIRLLLITFFLQFFPEVIKEGHLYILETPLFRVRNKKETIYCYSDQEKADAMAKLGAKPEITRFKGLGEISPDEFQFFIGEDIRLAPVMLDKALMIEDLLSFYMGKNTPDRQKFIIENLKVELDRVVEE from the coding sequence ATGGCTCAAGAAACACAATACAACGAAGATAATATACGCTCCCTCGACTGGAAGGAGCATATCCGTATGCGTCCCGGGATGTATATAGGTAAACTAGGCGACGGCTCAAGTGCAGATGATGGTATCTATATCCTTGTAAAAGAGGTGCTGGATAACTGTATCGATGAATTTGTAATGGGTGCGGGTAAGACCATTGAGATTTCTATACAAGGCGAAAAAGTAATTGTACGCGATTACGGCCGTGGGATTCCGCTAGGAAAAGTGGTCGATGTGGTTTCAAAAATGAACACGGGTGGTAAGTATGACTCGCGTGCATTTAAGAAATCTGTAGGACTTAACGGTGTAGGTACAAAGGCGGTAAATGCACTTTCTAACTATTTTAGAGTAGAGTCTACAAGAGATGGGAAGTCTGCAAGTGCAGAGTTTGAGCGTGGAGAGCTCACAAATCAAGATTTACTAGATGAGACCTCGCGTAGGCGCGGGACTAAGGTTTCTTTTGTGCCAGATAGTGAGATATTTAAGAACTTTAAGTTTCGCTCTGAGTATGTAGAGCGCCTTATAAAGAACTATGTATACCTTAATCCGGGTCTGACCATTGTTTTTAATGGTGAGAAGTTCTTTTCTGAAAATGGATTAAAAGATTTACTATCTGAGTCTATAGCAGAGGGTGATAGACTATATGATATTATTCATCTTAAGGGTGAGGATATTGAGGTTGCTATAACACACAGTAAAACGCAGTACTCAGAAGAGTATCACTCTTTTGTAAACGGGCAGCATACCACTCAAGGAGGTACACACCAAGCTGCATTTAGAGAGAGTATCGTGCGTACTATACGAGAGTTTTATGGTAAAAACTATGAAGCTTCAGATATTAGAAAGTCCATTGTTTCCGCTATAAGCATCAAAGTAATGGAACCGGTTTTTGAATCGCAGACAAAGACCAAACTAGGTTCTACAGATATGGGAGGAGACTTACCTACGGTAAGAACCTACATAAATGATTTTTTAAAAACCGCCCTTGATAATTTCTTACACAAAAATCCGCCAGTGGCAGATGCTTTGCAACGCAAGATTTTACAAGCAGAGCGTGAGCGTAAAGACCTCTCTGGAATAAGAAAACTTGCAAAGGAGAGAGCAAAAAAAGCGAGTTTACACAACAAGAAATTAAGAGATTGCCGTATACACCTTACAGATAGTAAGAAAGCCCGAAACCTAGAGACTACACTGTTTATCACAGAGGGAGACTCTGCATCTGGATCTATAACAAAGTCACGAGATGTAAACACACAAGCGGTATTTAGTCTTAAGGGTAAGCCTCTTAATAGTTACGGTCTTTCTAAAAAGATTGTATACGAAAACGAGGAGTTCAACCTATTACAAGCAGCACTTAATATAGAAGAGTCTATTGAAGATTTGCGCTATAACAATATTGTAATCGCTACTGATGCCGATGTAGACGGTATGCACATACGCCTGTTGCTAATTACATTTTTTCTTCAGTTTTTTCCTGAAGTAATTAAAGAAGGACATCTGTATATACTAGAGACGCCACTTTTTAGAGTACGTAATAAGAAAGAAACGATATACTGCTACAGTGATCAAGAAAAGGCAGATGCGATGGCAAAGCTAGGCGCAAAGCCAGAGATTACACGATTTAAGGGACTTGGTGAGATATCGCCAGATGAGTTTCAGTTTTTTATAGGAGAAGATATTAGGCTAGCACCAGTAATGCTTGACAAAGCACTTATGATAGAAGATCTTCTCTCTTTCTATATGGGTAAAAACACCCCAGATAGACAGAAGTTCATTATTGAGAATCTCAAGGTAGAACTAGATAGAGTAGTAGAGGAGTAA
- a CDS encoding DNA gyrase/topoisomerase IV subunit A, whose product MSEEINDHNEDEELNPEALPAEVVDGGGETITRVSGMFEDWFLDYASYVILERAVPAIEDGFKPVQRRIMHALKELDDGRYNKVANVVGHTMQYHPHGDASIGDAMVQIGQKDLLIDTQGNWGNILTGDRAAASRYIEARLSKFALDVVYNPKITDWQASYDGRKKEPINLPVMFPLLLAQGAEGIAVGLSTKVMPHNFIELIDASIKHLKEKRFTIYPDFPTAGIADFTDYKDGLRGGKIRCRARMSQQDKNTLVITELPFGQTTTSLIDSILKANDKGKIKIKKIEDNTSANVEILVHLPSGISPDKTIDALYAFTNCETSISPLGCVIEDNKPLFVGVSEMLRRSTDRTKALLKSELEIQLGEFENQWHYASLERIFIENRIYRDIEEQETWDGVIKAIDEGLKPHIGHLKRAVTVEDITRLTEIRIKRISKFDIDKAQQKIDALEDQIAQVKHHLDNLTQYAIDYFTRLKKDYGEGKERKTEIKIFDDIQAAKVVLRNTKLYVNRAEGFVGTSLKRDEYVADCSDIDDIIVFTKSGSMMVVKVESKTFIGKDILHVAIFKKKDKRTTYNMIYRAGNGLPTYVKRFNVTSVTRNNEYKLAGDQKTAQVLYFSANPNGEAELVTVYLRAVASVKKLRLEIDFADVLIKGRSSKGNIVSKNAVKSVELKEKGLSTLKPRKIWFDNTVQRLNLDDRGDLLGEFRPDDRLLIINQHGNVRTIIPEVTHHFDEDMIVLEKWNPQKPITAIYWDGNKDRYYGKRFLIDSPDKEETFISDHENSVLELVSTDWRPVAEMIFYKQRGKDAKENEIVSMEDFIAVKGISALGNTFYTEKLKGLNWMESLPYEENIEEEKENNEVIGEDEDAQEDSSTQPIKKAETEKSSDDDDESQTSLF is encoded by the coding sequence ATGAGCGAAGAAATAAACGACCATAACGAAGACGAAGAATTAAACCCAGAAGCACTTCCAGCAGAAGTAGTAGATGGTGGTGGAGAGACCATTACTCGTGTCTCTGGGATGTTTGAAGATTGGTTTTTAGACTATGCATCTTATGTAATACTTGAGCGTGCTGTACCTGCAATAGAGGATGGCTTTAAGCCTGTGCAGCGACGTATTATGCACGCACTTAAGGAGCTAGATGATGGCCGTTATAATAAAGTAGCAAATGTAGTAGGTCACACAATGCAGTATCACCCTCACGGTGATGCGAGTATAGGTGATGCAATGGTACAAATAGGTCAGAAAGACCTACTTATTGATACACAGGGTAACTGGGGTAATATTTTAACCGGAGACCGCGCGGCGGCATCTAGATATATTGAGGCACGCCTCTCAAAATTTGCACTAGACGTTGTTTATAATCCAAAGATTACAGACTGGCAGGCCTCTTATGATGGTCGTAAAAAAGAGCCTATAAACTTACCGGTAATGTTTCCTCTATTACTTGCTCAAGGAGCAGAGGGAATTGCTGTAGGGTTAAGTACTAAGGTAATGCCTCATAACTTTATAGAGCTTATAGATGCTTCTATAAAACATCTCAAAGAAAAGCGATTTACTATTTATCCAGATTTTCCTACCGCTGGTATTGCAGATTTTACAGATTATAAAGATGGTTTAAGAGGCGGGAAAATACGCTGTCGTGCTCGTATGAGCCAGCAGGATAAAAACACGCTAGTAATTACTGAGCTGCCTTTTGGACAAACTACTACATCGCTCATAGATTCTATCCTTAAAGCAAATGATAAGGGTAAAATCAAGATAAAAAAGATAGAAGATAATACCTCTGCAAATGTTGAGATACTTGTACATTTGCCTAGTGGTATTTCTCCAGATAAAACCATAGATGCATTGTATGCATTTACAAATTGTGAGACATCTATATCACCACTAGGTTGTGTTATTGAAGATAACAAGCCACTTTTTGTGGGAGTGTCAGAAATGTTGCGTAGGTCTACAGATCGTACAAAAGCACTCCTTAAGTCTGAGTTGGAAATCCAGCTTGGAGAATTTGAAAACCAATGGCATTATGCTTCACTAGAACGTATATTTATTGAGAATAGAATTTATCGTGATATTGAAGAGCAAGAGACTTGGGATGGCGTAATTAAAGCTATAGATGAAGGTTTAAAACCTCACATAGGTCACTTAAAGCGCGCTGTAACTGTAGAGGATATTACACGTCTTACCGAGATAAGAATTAAACGTATTTCTAAGTTTGATATAGATAAAGCACAGCAGAAGATAGATGCACTTGAGGATCAAATAGCCCAAGTAAAACATCATCTAGATAATCTCACACAGTATGCGATAGACTACTTTACGCGTCTCAAAAAAGATTACGGAGAAGGAAAAGAACGTAAAACTGAGATTAAAATATTTGATGATATTCAGGCAGCAAAAGTTGTGCTCAGAAATACTAAACTTTATGTAAACAGAGCAGAGGGCTTTGTAGGTACTTCTCTTAAAAGAGACGAGTATGTTGCAGACTGCTCAGACATAGATGATATTATTGTATTTACAAAGTCTGGATCTATGATGGTGGTTAAGGTAGAGTCTAAGACTTTTATAGGTAAAGATATTTTGCACGTCGCTATATTTAAGAAAAAAGATAAGCGTACTACCTATAATATGATCTATAGAGCGGGTAATGGATTACCTACGTATGTAAAGAGATTTAATGTTACTTCAGTAACACGTAATAATGAGTATAAGTTAGCTGGTGATCAAAAAACAGCCCAGGTACTATATTTTAGTGCAAATCCTAATGGTGAGGCAGAGCTTGTGACAGTTTACTTAAGAGCTGTTGCGTCAGTAAAGAAATTACGTTTAGAGATAGACTTCGCAGATGTACTTATAAAAGGTAGATCGTCTAAGGGTAACATCGTTTCCAAAAATGCGGTAAAATCTGTTGAGCTCAAGGAAAAAGGATTGTCCACTCTTAAGCCTCGTAAAATATGGTTTGATAATACTGTACAACGTCTTAACCTAGACGACCGTGGAGATTTGCTGGGTGAGTTTCGTCCAGATGATCGTCTTCTTATCATTAATCAGCATGGGAATGTACGCACTATAATTCCAGAGGTTACACATCATTTTGATGAAGATATGATTGTATTAGAAAAGTGGAATCCTCAAAAACCTATTACGGCTATTTATTGGGACGGTAATAAGGATCGCTACTACGGTAAGCGATTCCTTATAGATTCTCCAGATAAAGAAGAAACTTTTATATCTGATCATGAAAATAGCGTTCTAGAACTTGTGTCTACCGACTGGAGACCAGTGGCCGAAATGATATTTTACAAGCAACGAGGTAAAGACGCCAAGGAAAATGAAATAGTATCCATGGAGGACTTTATAGCTGTAAAAGGAATAAGCGCGCTAGGTAATACCTTTTATACAGAAAAACTCAAAGGTTTGAACTGGATGGAATCCTTACCCTATGAAGAAAATATCGAAGAGGAAAAAGAAAATAATGAAGTGATAGGTGAAGATGAAGACGCTCAAGAAGACAGTTCTACCCAACCTATTAAAAAAGCAGAAACCGAAAAAAGTAGCGATGATGATGATGAGTCGCAAACTTCTTTGTTTTAG
- a CDS encoding T9SS type B sorting domain-containing protein has protein sequence MNISGRQGLLRCYLIALFCVVHIFAKAAIQDSNCALLISPAEGENNVSVISAISFEPVPGAVSYFVDLGTTAGGTDILNNFSVGLTASFNPPQGLPESTVIHLTVRAFFVSDSQSCNSQSFTTEDVTIIPSCTQASFPVDGATGVSLNTTISWAYAARATGYIINIGTSPGSVDVVNGQNLGNVLIYNNAGVFEAGTTYYVTIIPYNENGQTIGCVESSFTTETITTEVPDCTQLMTPVDGATEVALTPILEWPAVTNVEGYLIRIGTIPGGSDVLANTDIGLATSTAVLDFLEGTTYYVTITPFNAAGEAQNCTQTSFTTTFGCGPYTDGITGEMVDLNPVITLDENYQICRDNAPLRLEYRDPYERIVWSSVNDGEMTTISSESQVSINESGVYMVAVSTESMIESGTIICTATHSFEVSIIDPPIIENLVISNQGNTVSVLVELVEDGDFEYSSTSENGPYQSSALLTNIDATDIQVYVRDRNGCGNDNRRIKPDPGFPKYFTPNGDGINDTWQVRGAVVNGETVTSIEIYDRFGKLLKTITPYEQGWDGSYRGKMLFNGGFWYKANTLSNATFTGYFALKR, from the coding sequence ATGAATATAAGCGGTAGACAAGGGTTGCTTAGGTGCTATTTAATAGCATTATTTTGTGTTGTTCATATTTTCGCGAAAGCGGCCATTCAAGATAGTAATTGTGCACTACTTATTTCTCCTGCCGAAGGAGAGAATAATGTATCTGTAATCTCAGCCATAAGTTTTGAGCCAGTACCAGGAGCTGTAAGTTATTTTGTAGACCTAGGTACCACGGCGGGAGGAACAGATATTCTTAATAACTTTAGCGTAGGTCTCACTGCTAGTTTTAACCCACCGCAAGGATTGCCTGAAAGTACGGTTATTCATCTTACTGTACGAGCTTTTTTTGTAAGTGACTCGCAGTCGTGTAATAGCCAATCCTTTACTACAGAAGATGTCACGATTATCCCGTCATGTACGCAAGCTAGCTTCCCGGTAGATGGGGCAACAGGCGTATCTTTAAATACGACCATATCTTGGGCTTATGCGGCTAGGGCTACGGGTTATATTATAAACATTGGTACTTCTCCGGGCTCTGTAGATGTAGTAAATGGTCAAAACTTAGGGAATGTGTTGATCTATAATAACGCAGGAGTTTTTGAGGCTGGAACTACATATTACGTTACTATAATTCCTTATAATGAAAATGGGCAAACTATAGGTTGTGTGGAGAGCTCTTTTACAACAGAAACTATTACCACAGAGGTGCCAGATTGTACGCAGCTTATGACACCTGTAGACGGCGCTACTGAGGTTGCGCTAACGCCCATACTCGAGTGGCCGGCAGTGACTAATGTAGAGGGTTATCTTATAAGAATAGGTACAATCCCAGGAGGATCAGATGTACTAGCAAATACAGATATTGGTCTGGCTACCTCTACAGCTGTTTTAGACTTTCTTGAGGGAACTACATACTATGTAACCATAACTCCTTTTAATGCGGCTGGTGAGGCGCAAAATTGCACGCAAACAAGTTTTACGACAACCTTCGGGTGTGGTCCTTATACAGATGGTATTACAGGGGAAATGGTGGATTTAAATCCTGTAATTACGTTAGATGAAAATTATCAAATTTGCAGAGATAATGCCCCTTTGCGTTTAGAATATCGAGATCCGTATGAGCGTATAGTGTGGAGTTCTGTAAACGATGGCGAAATGACGACTATCTCTTCAGAGTCTCAAGTGAGCATAAATGAATCTGGGGTTTATATGGTAGCAGTGAGTACAGAGAGTATGATTGAGTCAGGAACTATTATTTGTACGGCTACACATTCTTTTGAGGTTTCTATAATTGATCCTCCTATTATTGAGAATTTAGTGATTTCAAATCAAGGAAACACAGTGAGTGTTCTCGTAGAACTAGTCGAGGATGGTGATTTTGAGTATTCAAGTACAAGTGAGAATGGTCCTTATCAATCTAGCGCATTGCTTACAAATATTGATGCGACAGATATTCAAGTCTATGTAAGAGACCGCAATGGTTGTGGAAATGACAATAGGCGTATAAAACCTGATCCTGGTTTTCCAAAATATTTTACACCTAATGGAGATGGTATAAATGATACTTGGCAAGTGAGGGGAGCTGTGGTAAATGGTGAGACCGTTACGAGCATAGAAATTTATGATCGATTTGGGAAACTTCTAAAGACTATCACACCTTACGAGCAGGGTTGGGATGGGAGCTATCGAGGTAAAATGCTCTTCAATGGTGGTTTTTGGTATAAGGCAAATACGCTTTCAAACGCGACGTTTACTGGTTATTTTGCTTTAAAGAGGTAG